One genomic window of Halovivax cerinus includes the following:
- the ligA gene encoding NAD-dependent DNA ligase LigA: protein MTDDTLATDGENPYLREPPSDFRPVAELDETEADRQIELLREAIREHDRRYYVESEPLIADRTYDALFSRLEILEDHFDRSAPDSPTNRVGGEPVDAFETVEHVAPMLSIDQSGEVEDVYEFDSRVRRDLGLESAAGGPADGGAGDVGGTVDNVDDGDGTATLSDFADTGGDDRVASADLQYVCEPKFDGVSVEFVYEDGRLVRAVTRGDGQAGDDVTKNARTIRAVPQRLRGDYPDFLAVRGEVYMPKDAFQAHNRERIEQGKEPFANPRNATAGTIRQLDPSIVAERPLSVFFFEVLDSSDGLERHTEALERFPDWGFRVTEELERVESIDAAVRYRDDLMERRDELSFEIDGVVIKVDDYAAREVLGTTARHDRWAFAYKFPARAEVTTIQDVAVQVGRTGRATPVALLDPVDVGGVTVSRASLHNPSEIAEKNVDVGDTVRVQRAGDVIPYVAEVVEKGSDGHWELPDTCPVCESHLERDGPMAFCTGGLACDAQRRRSIEYYASDDGLDLDGLGEKSVRQLVAAGLIETVADLYELDRDDLVGLEGWGETSADNLLAELEDAREPPLADFLSALGIQLVGPTTARELAREFETFEAVREAAVESPEALESVDEVGETVARAIHDFFSSEANAAVVEQLLEHVSPQDAEIETGSDELDGLTFVFTGALDAWTRGDAQELVEAHGANATSSVSGNTDYLVAGENAGASKQTDAEANDVPVIDEAGFRELLAENGIEVA, encoded by the coding sequence ATGACCGACGACACACTCGCTACGGACGGCGAGAACCCCTATCTCCGGGAGCCGCCGAGCGACTTCCGGCCAGTGGCGGAGCTGGACGAGACGGAAGCCGACCGCCAGATCGAGCTGTTACGCGAGGCCATCCGCGAGCACGATCGCCGATACTACGTCGAGAGCGAGCCGCTGATCGCCGATCGAACCTACGACGCGCTCTTCTCCCGACTGGAGATACTGGAAGACCACTTCGACCGATCGGCACCCGACAGCCCGACGAATCGCGTCGGTGGCGAGCCCGTCGACGCCTTCGAGACGGTCGAACACGTCGCGCCGATGCTCTCGATCGACCAGAGCGGCGAGGTCGAAGACGTCTACGAGTTCGACAGTCGGGTCAGGCGCGATCTCGGTCTGGAGTCGGCCGCGGGCGGACCTGCCGACGGCGGGGCCGGCGACGTCGGTGGGACGGTCGACAACGTCGATGACGGCGACGGGACCGCGACCCTGTCTGACTTTGCCGACACCGGTGGCGACGACCGCGTCGCCTCCGCCGACCTCCAGTACGTCTGCGAGCCGAAGTTCGACGGCGTCTCGGTCGAGTTCGTCTACGAGGACGGCCGGCTGGTCCGAGCGGTGACCCGCGGCGACGGCCAGGCGGGCGACGACGTGACGAAGAACGCCCGCACGATCCGGGCCGTCCCGCAGCGCCTCCGCGGCGACTACCCCGACTTCCTCGCGGTCCGGGGCGAGGTCTACATGCCGAAGGACGCCTTCCAGGCGCACAACCGTGAGCGCATCGAACAGGGGAAAGAGCCCTTCGCCAACCCGCGCAACGCGACCGCGGGGACGATCCGTCAACTCGATCCGTCGATCGTCGCCGAGCGCCCGCTCTCGGTCTTCTTCTTCGAGGTGCTCGACTCGAGCGACGGTCTGGAACGGCACACGGAGGCCCTGGAGCGGTTTCCCGACTGGGGGTTTCGCGTCACCGAGGAACTCGAACGGGTCGAGTCCATCGACGCGGCCGTTCGCTATCGGGACGACCTCATGGAGCGCCGCGACGAGCTGTCGTTCGAGATCGACGGCGTCGTCATCAAGGTCGACGACTACGCGGCCCGCGAGGTCCTCGGCACGACGGCGCGCCACGATCGCTGGGCATTCGCGTACAAGTTCCCCGCCCGCGCGGAGGTGACGACGATCCAGGACGTCGCCGTACAGGTCGGTCGAACGGGCCGGGCAACGCCCGTCGCCCTGCTCGATCCCGTCGACGTCGGCGGCGTGACGGTCTCGCGGGCCAGTCTGCACAACCCCTCCGAGATCGCCGAGAAGAACGTCGACGTCGGTGACACCGTCCGCGTCCAGCGGGCCGGCGACGTCATCCCCTACGTCGCCGAAGTCGTCGAGAAGGGCAGCGACGGGCACTGGGAACTGCCCGACACCTGTCCCGTCTGTGAGAGTCACCTCGAGCGCGACGGGCCGATGGCCTTCTGTACGGGCGGGCTGGCCTGCGACGCCCAGCGCCGACGCTCGATCGAGTACTACGCCAGTGACGACGGACTCGACCTGGACGGTCTGGGCGAGAAGAGCGTCCGCCAGCTGGTCGCCGCCGGCCTCATCGAGACGGTCGCCGACCTCTACGAACTCGATCGCGACGACCTCGTCGGCCTCGAGGGCTGGGGCGAGACGAGCGCCGACAACCTCCTCGCCGAACTCGAGGACGCCCGCGAGCCGCCTCTGGCCGACTTCCTCTCCGCGCTCGGCATCCAGCTCGTCGGGCCGACGACCGCCCGCGAACTCGCTCGCGAGTTCGAGACCTTCGAGGCCGTCCGCGAGGCGGCCGTCGAGTCACCCGAAGCCCTCGAATCGGTCGATGAGGTGGGCGAGACGGTCGCACGCGCCATCCACGACTTCTTTTCGAGCGAGGCCAATGCGGCCGTCGTCGAGCAACTACTCGAACACGTCTCGCCACAGGACGCGGAGATCGAAACCGGCAGCGACGAACTCGACGGGCTCACGTTCGTCTTCACCGGGGCACTCGATGCCTGGACGCGCGGCGATGCGCAGGAGCTCGTCGAGGCCCACGGTGCGAACGCGACGAGCAGCGTCTCCGGCAACACGGACTACCTGGTTGCCGGCGAGAACGCCGGCGCGTCGAAGCAGACCGACGCCGAGGCGAACGACGTCCCGGTGATCGACGAGGCAGGATTTCGGGAGCTACTCGCAGAGAATGGCATCGAGGTCGCGTAG
- a CDS encoding thiol-disulfide oxidoreductase DCC family protein, with product MEPEAPDGAPIVLFDGVCNLCNGFVQFIAPRDDDEEFYFASLQSEIGRELLADHDLPTDELESIVLVEGDAAYVKSGAVLRIASRLGGLYRLLSPFRYVPRILRDAVYDLVANNRYRVFGKKDRCEIPEGDVGARFLE from the coding sequence ATGGAACCGGAGGCTCCGGACGGCGCACCGATCGTCCTCTTCGACGGCGTCTGCAACCTCTGTAACGGCTTCGTCCAGTTCATCGCGCCGCGGGACGACGACGAGGAGTTTTACTTCGCCTCGCTGCAGTCCGAGATCGGCCGGGAACTCCTGGCCGACCACGACCTCCCGACCGACGAACTGGAGTCGATCGTCCTGGTCGAGGGCGACGCGGCCTACGTCAAGTCCGGGGCCGTGCTCCGGATCGCCAGTCGACTCGGCGGCCTGTATCGCCTGCTCTCACCGTTTCGATACGTTCCCCGGATCCTCCGGGACGCCGTCTACGATCTCGTCGCGAACAACCGCTATCGGGTCTTCGGCAAGAAGGACCGCTGTGAGATCCCCGAGGGCGACGTCGGGGCGCGATTTCTGGAGTGA
- a CDS encoding ATP-binding protein, with translation MTAFVNRVDELDRLESLYRSDSAELGVVWGRRRVGKTRLLTESLRDVDESVYYQATETTATDQRTGFRTAVSREFTEAEHVEPKWESLLQFLLDRDAIVVLDEFPYLADAEPSLPSVIQRLWDHEVDDSSTTLVLAGSSIGMMYDLTMDGTAPLYGRISQRPSGKFPIEPLSFGDVVEFVPNYDSETQVVTYSVYGGVPHYLQAIDDDVAIGENVRRTILEPQGTLHEEPELLLRMEVDEVNRYFAILKAIAAGNRERNEIATAVGIDANSSSYYLDRLEDLALIEPSTPVTADPVRSRNRRYRIRDQLFRFWFRFVYGQAGRFELHGSNAYSELVEPELPALVGDVFETLCIEAVPQLYDDLPFSSLPGRWWYKHHEIDVVGLTTGDSLLAGEVKFTTQPLGYDVLSRLREEARMIDWTPAGGGDIRYEFALFSRNGFTQSVREAASEDDHLRLFDLEDVVAALKA, from the coding sequence ATGACCGCGTTCGTGAATAGGGTCGACGAACTCGATCGACTGGAATCACTTTACCGGAGTGATTCTGCGGAGCTCGGTGTCGTCTGGGGGCGAAGGCGGGTCGGAAAAACCCGGTTGCTCACGGAATCGCTTCGAGACGTCGACGAGTCGGTATACTATCAGGCGACCGAGACGACGGCGACTGATCAACGCACGGGGTTTCGAACGGCGGTTTCGCGTGAGTTTACAGAAGCTGAACACGTAGAGCCGAAGTGGGAATCGCTGCTGCAGTTTCTTCTCGATCGAGACGCAATCGTCGTTCTCGACGAGTTTCCCTACCTCGCCGACGCAGAGCCCAGCCTCCCATCGGTCATCCAGCGGCTGTGGGACCACGAGGTCGACGACTCGAGTACCACGCTGGTCCTGGCAGGGTCGTCGATCGGTATGATGTACGATCTGACGATGGACGGGACCGCACCGCTGTACGGACGAATCTCACAGCGACCGAGCGGCAAGTTCCCGATCGAACCGCTCTCGTTCGGTGACGTGGTCGAATTCGTCCCGAACTACGATTCCGAGACGCAGGTCGTGACCTACAGCGTCTACGGCGGTGTCCCACACTACCTCCAGGCGATCGACGACGACGTGGCTATCGGCGAGAACGTTCGACGAACGATCCTCGAACCACAGGGAACCCTCCACGAGGAACCGGAATTACTCCTTCGGATGGAAGTAGACGAAGTGAATCGGTACTTCGCCATCCTGAAGGCGATCGCTGCCGGAAATCGTGAGCGAAACGAAATTGCGACCGCCGTCGGAATCGACGCCAACAGTTCGAGTTATTACCTCGACCGACTCGAAGACCTCGCACTCATCGAACCGTCGACACCGGTGACAGCCGATCCAGTCCGGAGTCGAAACCGGCGGTATCGCATCAGAGATCAGCTCTTTCGATTCTGGTTTCGATTCGTGTACGGACAAGCCGGTCGATTCGAACTCCACGGCTCGAACGCCTATTCGGAACTGGTCGAACCGGAGCTCCCAGCTCTCGTGGGGGACGTTTTCGAGACGCTGTGCATCGAGGCCGTCCCGCAGCTGTACGACGATCTACCATTCTCGTCGCTCCCAGGACGCTGGTGGTACAAGCACCACGAGATAGACGTCGTCGGCCTCACGACCGGTGATTCGCTCCTCGCTGGCGAGGTGAAATTTACGACACAGCCCCTCGGGTACGACGTCCTTTCACGCCTCCGGGAGGAGGCCAGGATGATCGACTGGACGCCGGCCGGGGGCGGCGATATCCGGTACGAGTTCGCGCTGTTCAGCCGGAACGGCTTCACCCAGTCGGTCAGGGAAGCCGCGAGCGAAGACGACCACCTTCGCCTGTTCGATCTCGAAGACGTGGTTGCGGCTCTGAAAGCGTGA
- a CDS encoding aldo/keto reductase, giving the protein MTTEIPQPGFGTSGHEDETCTENVVRALEAGYRHIDTAQMYDNEEAVGDAIERTDVERDDVFLATKVTPENLAGEDVIRTTEESLDRLGVDAVDLLYVHWPIDAYESEDTLPAMDEVRDRGWTRHVGLSNFDVDHLDEAREILDSPVVAHQVECHPWLQQDELVAYGREHDITTVAYCPIMRGRADEDETLVEIADAHDATPHQIALAWHHQRDGVVAIPKGSGDHVAANLEAAQIDLPDEDVERIDGIDHEERLVDPDAGVWNR; this is encoded by the coding sequence ATGACCACGGAGATTCCACAGCCGGGCTTTGGCACGTCGGGCCACGAGGACGAAACGTGCACTGAGAACGTCGTCCGCGCACTCGAGGCGGGCTACCGCCACATCGACACGGCGCAGATGTACGACAACGAGGAAGCCGTCGGCGACGCGATCGAACGGACGGACGTGGAACGGGACGACGTCTTCCTCGCGACGAAGGTCACACCGGAGAACCTCGCGGGTGAAGACGTGATCCGAACGACCGAGGAGAGCCTGGATCGGCTCGGCGTCGACGCCGTCGACCTCCTGTACGTCCACTGGCCGATAGACGCCTACGAGTCCGAGGACACCCTCCCAGCGATGGACGAGGTTCGCGACCGCGGCTGGACGCGCCACGTCGGGCTCAGCAACTTCGACGTCGACCACCTGGACGAGGCCCGCGAGATCCTCGACTCGCCCGTCGTCGCCCACCAGGTCGAGTGTCACCCGTGGCTCCAGCAGGACGAACTCGTCGCGTACGGCCGGGAGCACGACATCACGACCGTCGCGTACTGTCCCATCATGCGAGGTCGGGCGGACGAGGACGAGACGCTCGTCGAGATCGCCGACGCCCACGACGCCACACCCCACCAGATCGCCCTGGCCTGGCACCACCAGCGCGACGGCGTCGTCGCCATCCCGAAAGGCAGCGGCGACCACGTCGCGGCGAACCTCGAAGCGGCTCAGATCGACCTACCGGACGAAGACGTAGAACGGATCGACGGCATCGATCACGAGGAGCGGCTGGTCGACCCGGACGCCGGCGTCTGGAACCGATAG
- a CDS encoding tryptophan--tRNA ligase: MSEDERPSDIGDGSAENGSDAAGDPEPATDGGVETDDVDEVVLDPWGAASVSDYRKLFEEFGIGEFDDVLADVPNPHYLMRRGVIFGQRDYRPVMDALREGEEAAVLSGFMPTGDPHIGHKLVFDEIIWHQEQGADAYGLIADLEAHAARGLSWDEIDEHARDYLLSLLALGFDPEEGDLYRQSTNRDVQDLAFELGVEANFSELGAIYGFDGETDVSHMQSVVTQMADILYPQLDEPKPTVIPVGPDQDPHVRLARDLASRMRYFGVTKAYASFETDEEELALLRHAYENRDAYADDPDQPRCSEAAQWLVAEQLTASAMGAAAFHDRDDLDSLVDSVETTLENAGMEPLRPRTRIVNRRGDDAAFEALIEAIDGEKRVFEGHVDAFDLDRETAEELARQVEVDQGGYGFLAPSSIYHRFMTGLTGGKMSSSIPASHISLLDDPEDGYDKVKAATTGGRETAELQRELGGEADECPVYELYAYLLAGDDDEFATRVYEECVGGERLCGDCKEQAAQLMREFLADHQEKRDEVEELLDAADIELESPRRG, encoded by the coding sequence ATGAGCGAGGACGAGCGACCGAGCGACATCGGCGATGGATCCGCCGAGAACGGCAGCGACGCGGCCGGCGACCCCGAGCCGGCCACGGACGGCGGCGTCGAGACCGACGACGTCGACGAGGTCGTCCTCGACCCGTGGGGTGCGGCGAGTGTCTCCGACTACCGCAAACTCTTCGAGGAGTTCGGCATCGGGGAGTTCGACGACGTCCTCGCGGACGTGCCGAATCCGCACTACCTGATGCGTCGAGGCGTCATCTTCGGCCAGCGCGACTACCGCCCCGTGATGGACGCCCTCCGCGAGGGCGAAGAGGCGGCCGTCCTCTCGGGGTTCATGCCGACCGGCGATCCCCACATCGGCCACAAGCTCGTCTTCGACGAGATCATCTGGCACCAGGAGCAGGGTGCCGACGCCTACGGCCTGATCGCCGACCTCGAGGCCCACGCCGCCCGCGGCCTCTCCTGGGACGAGATCGACGAGCACGCGCGTGACTACCTCCTCTCGCTGCTCGCGCTGGGTTTCGACCCCGAGGAGGGCGACCTCTACCGCCAGTCGACCAACCGCGACGTCCAGGACCTCGCGTTCGAACTCGGCGTCGAGGCCAACTTCTCCGAACTCGGCGCCATCTACGGCTTCGACGGCGAGACGGACGTCTCGCACATGCAGAGCGTGGTCACGCAGATGGCCGACATCCTCTACCCCCAGCTCGACGAACCCAAGCCGACCGTCATCCCCGTCGGCCCCGACCAGGACCCGCACGTCCGGCTTGCCCGCGACCTCGCCTCCCGGATGCGCTACTTCGGCGTCACGAAGGCGTACGCGAGCTTCGAAACGGACGAGGAGGAATTAGCACTGCTTCGGCACGCGTACGAAAACCGGGATGCGTACGCGGACGATCCGGATCAGCCGCGGTGCTCCGAGGCGGCCCAGTGGCTCGTCGCCGAACAACTGACCGCATCGGCGATGGGAGCGGCGGCGTTCCACGACCGCGACGATCTGGACTCGCTCGTCGACAGCGTCGAGACCACACTCGAAAACGCCGGCATGGAACCGCTTCGGCCGCGCACCCGGATCGTCAACCGGCGCGGAGACGACGCGGCGTTCGAGGCCCTCATCGAGGCCATCGATGGCGAGAAACGCGTCTTCGAGGGACACGTCGACGCGTTCGACCTGGACCGGGAGACCGCCGAGGAGCTCGCCCGACAGGTCGAGGTCGACCAGGGCGGCTACGGCTTTCTGGCCCCGTCGTCGATCTACCACCGCTTCATGACCGGCCTCACCGGCGGGAAGATGTCCTCGTCGATCCCCGCGAGCCACATCTCGCTGCTCGACGACCCCGAGGACGGCTACGACAAGGTGAAAGCCGCGACGACGGGCGGGCGCGAGACGGCCGAACTCCAGCGCGAACTCGGCGGCGAGGCCGACGAGTGCCCCGTCTACGAACTCTACGCCTACCTGCTCGCCGGTGACGACGACGAGTTCGCGACGCGCGTCTACGAGGAGTGCGTCGGCGGCGAACGGCTCTGTGGCGACTGCAAGGAGCAGGCCGCCCAGCTGATGCGAGAGTTCCTGGCCGACCACCAGGAAAAGCGCGACGAAGTCGAGGAGTTGCTCGACGCCGCCGACATCGAACTCGAATCGCCCCGCCGCGGCTAA
- a CDS encoding helix-turn-helix domain-containing protein: protein MPHAKLTIDIPAHTWIGELSRQHPATVFQVVTGTPGDDVGIGLVRLVASDPLPIITEIQARETVERLELLWKHDDEALLQVETTNPLPLLPVWRAGVPLEMPFDIQDGRATWEVTTSQSRLSALRTQLEDLGIGFTIDHVREIDASQADRLLTDRQRAVLREAVEAGYYRTPREATLGDVADRLGVANSTASDVLHRAEDHVIHWFAEEHMSG from the coding sequence ATGCCCCACGCGAAGCTGACGATCGATATTCCCGCCCACACCTGGATCGGTGAACTTTCGAGACAGCACCCGGCGACGGTCTTCCAGGTCGTCACCGGAACGCCGGGTGACGATGTCGGGATCGGCCTCGTCCGCCTCGTCGCGAGCGACCCGCTTCCGATCATCACCGAGATACAGGCCCGCGAGACGGTCGAACGGCTCGAACTCCTCTGGAAGCACGACGACGAGGCGCTCCTCCAGGTCGAAACGACGAATCCGCTTCCCCTCTTGCCCGTCTGGCGTGCCGGCGTGCCGCTCGAGATGCCGTTCGACATCCAGGATGGACGGGCGACGTGGGAGGTGACGACCTCACAGAGCCGGCTCTCGGCGCTCCGGACACAACTGGAGGATCTCGGCATCGGGTTCACCATCGACCACGTCCGCGAGATCGACGCGAGCCAGGCCGACCGGTTGCTCACCGACCGCCAGCGAGCGGTGCTCCGGGAGGCGGTCGAGGCGGGCTACTACCGGACGCCGCGCGAAGCGACGCTGGGCGACGTCGCCGACCGACTCGGGGTCGCCAACTCGACGGCCAGCGACGTGCTCCACCGCGCGGAGGATCACGTCATCCACTGGTTCGCCGAGGAACACATGTCGGGCTGA
- a CDS encoding DUF7342 family protein, with amino-acid sequence MVDPTPFDDIDVDGSIDDVAAAEWQSESTAFERIETVLRRTREFETAGTLADRALVSEPTARKHLESLVESGRASATTLGGATQYRRNPDQRRLERVRQLADEHTRPELESAIREMKTRIRSYEDEYGATSPEELVSTLDPDDEEGWETVSQWKSTRRNLAFARTALAYTETRRLDAIGDDDDATVATEEYA; translated from the coding sequence ATGGTGGATCCGACGCCCTTCGACGATATCGACGTCGACGGATCTATCGACGACGTTGCGGCAGCCGAGTGGCAATCCGAATCGACGGCGTTCGAGCGGATCGAGACCGTACTGCGACGAACGCGCGAGTTCGAGACCGCGGGGACGCTCGCCGATCGGGCACTCGTTTCCGAACCGACGGCGAGAAAACACCTCGAGTCGCTCGTCGAGTCGGGTCGGGCGAGCGCGACCACGCTCGGCGGGGCGACGCAATACCGTCGAAATCCCGACCAGCGACGGCTGGAACGCGTCCGGCAACTCGCCGACGAGCACACCCGGCCCGAGCTCGAATCGGCGATCAGGGAGATGAAGACCCGAATTCGGTCGTACGAAGACGAGTACGGGGCGACGAGTCCCGAAGAACTCGTCAGCACCCTCGACCCGGACGACGAGGAGGGCTGGGAGACTGTCTCGCAGTGGAAATCGACCCGGCGGAACCTCGCGTTCGCGCGGACGGCCCTCGCGTACACCGAGACGCGTCGGCTAGACGCGATCGGCGACGATGACGACGCGACCGTCGCGACCGAAGAGTATGCCTGA
- a CDS encoding DUF7342 family protein, with protein sequence MPEDAPLDVNERVEAEWVEETTPFERVREVMKRTYDPQPVSDIASRARTSENTARKHLDQLAGEGFVVETAIPDERGACYERSSESLVLEQANRIRAEVDTATLTTRVAEMQQTVQTYREEFDAESPEDAVLSNSGIDTETVQAWQTTRRNLSFARVALAVSAAEEDLHASQVP encoded by the coding sequence ATGCCCGAAGACGCGCCGCTGGACGTGAACGAGCGGGTCGAAGCCGAGTGGGTCGAGGAGACGACGCCATTCGAGCGCGTTCGCGAGGTCATGAAGCGGACGTACGACCCACAGCCCGTCAGCGACATCGCGTCGCGTGCTCGCACCAGCGAGAACACGGCACGAAAGCACCTCGACCAGCTCGCTGGAGAGGGGTTCGTCGTCGAAACCGCCATTCCCGACGAGCGGGGCGCGTGCTACGAACGCTCCAGCGAGTCGCTCGTCCTCGAACAGGCCAATCGCATCCGTGCGGAGGTGGACACGGCCACCCTGACGACGCGTGTCGCCGAGATGCAGCAGACGGTCCAGACGTACCGCGAGGAGTTCGACGCAGAGTCGCCGGAAGATGCGGTCCTCTCGAATAGCGGGATCGATACTGAAACCGTCCAGGCGTGGCAGACGACGCGTCGAAACCTGAGCTTCGCCAGGGTCGCGCTCGCGGTGTCCGCCGCCGAGGAGGACCTTCACGCGTCACAGGTGCCGTGA
- a CDS encoding VOC family protein, whose amino-acid sequence MTGDATDTATDDPTHGDPDHAGQLHHLELYASDIDASIDFWGWLLGELGYEAKNDWSGGRSWINGPTYVVLVEADEEPAAEHPFDRRGPGLNHVAFHAATREQVDVITEEVRERADATVLYEDRHPYAGGYYALYCEGPEGIKVEVVGPEQ is encoded by the coding sequence ATGACCGGCGACGCGACCGATACGGCCACTGACGACCCGACTCACGGTGATCCCGACCACGCCGGACAGCTCCACCACCTCGAACTCTACGCCTCGGATATCGACGCGTCGATCGACTTCTGGGGCTGGCTGCTCGGCGAACTCGGCTACGAGGCGAAGAACGACTGGTCGGGTGGCCGGTCGTGGATCAACGGGCCGACCTACGTGGTCCTCGTCGAGGCTGACGAGGAACCCGCCGCCGAGCATCCGTTCGACCGCCGTGGTCCGGGGCTCAACCACGTCGCATTTCACGCGGCGACGCGCGAGCAGGTCGACGTAATCACCGAGGAGGTCCGCGAGCGCGCCGACGCGACCGTGCTTTACGAGGACCGACACCCGTACGCGGGCGGGTACTACGCGCTCTACTGCGAGGGTCCCGAGGGGATCAAAGTCGAGGTCGTCGGGCCGGAGCAGTAA